The Quercus robur chromosome 7, dhQueRobu3.1, whole genome shotgun sequence genome has a segment encoding these proteins:
- the LOC126691592 gene encoding RHOMBOID-like protein 2: MAGVQPSEVHIRINSKRHSRRMIHPVEIDPPPLPPSSASATASPVVYQEVKHFKKWVPWMIPAVVIANTIVFFITMYVNNCPKNSVSCIATFLGRLSFQPFKENPLLGPSSSTLEKMGALDVNKVVHGHQGWRLITCNWLHAGLFHILANMLSLLVIGIRLEREFGFVRIGLLYAISGLGGSMLSSLFIQTNISVGASGAVFGLLGGMLSELITNWTLYANKFAALLTLMIIVVVNLAVGILPHMDNFAHIGGFFSGFLLGFVFLIRPQFGWVSQRYAPTASNKPKFKMYQCILWVISLVLLIVGFTVGMVLLLRGVDANDHCSWCHYLSCVPTSKWSCNTQPVSCSTTQTGNQLSITCSNNGKSGTYTLPNATNSEIQGLCLQLCS, encoded by the exons ATGGCGGGTGTTCAACCATCAGAGGTCCACATAAGGATCAATTCCAAGCGTCACAGCAGAAGGATGATACACCCAGTTGAGATAGACCCACCTCCACTTCCACCATCATCAGCATCAGCAACAGCAAGCCCTGTTGTTTACCAAGAAGTCAAGCATTTCAAGAAATGGGTGCCTTGGATGATACCTGCTGTTGTGATTGCCAATACAATCGTGTTCTTCATCACCATGTACGTCAACAACTGCCCCAAGAACTCTGTCTCTTGCATTGCTACCTTCTTGGGTCGCCTCTCCTTCCAACCCTTCAAGGAGAACCCTCTTCTTGGTCCTTCCTCTTCTAC GCTAGAAAAGATGGGGGCTTTGGATGTGAATAAAGTGGTACACGGCCACCAGGGGTGGCGCCTCATTACTTGCAATTGGTTACATGCTGGGCTTTTCCATATTTTGGCAAACATGTTGAGTCTTTTAGTTATTGGAATTCGGCTTGAGCGTGAATTTGGCTTTG TACGAATTGGGTTGCTATATGCAATCTCTGGATTGGGGGGGAGCATGTTATCTTCACTTTTCATCCAGACAAACATCTCTGTTGGTGCTTCTGGTGCAGTTTTTGGCTTATTAGGAGGAATGCTTTCTGAACTCATAACTAATTGGACATTGTATGCTAATAAG TTTGCAGCATTATTGACCCTCATGATCATCGTTGTGGTAAACTTGGCAGTGGGAATCCTCCCACACATGGACAATTTTGCTCACATTGGAGGATTTTTTTCTGGTTTTCTTcttgggtttgtgtttctgaTACGCCCGCAATTTGGATGGGTTAGCCAAAGATATGCTCCTACTGCTTCAAATAAACCTAAATTCAAGATGTACCAGTGCATATTGTGGGTTATTTCTCTAGTCCTTTTAATTGTTGG GTTTACTGTTGGCATGGTTTTGCTCCTCCGGGGAGTTGATGCAAATGATCATTGTTCTTGGTGTCATTATTTGTCTTGTGTCCCCACTTCAAAATGGAGCTGCAACACGCAGCCTGTATCCTGCTCG ACAACCCAGACAGGCAA